Proteins encoded together in one Coffea arabica cultivar ET-39 chromosome 2c, Coffea Arabica ET-39 HiFi, whole genome shotgun sequence window:
- the LOC140035154 gene encoding aspartate--tRNA ligase, chloroplastic/mitochondrial-like isoform X2, whose amino-acid sequence MAAQLLRALPSIAFRYKHFSLKPPPLPLLFLNSHSPSFKPTQPPKRCISTPSVSASSPSPSSTETPLVAASPKVSRSIPSLEWVSRTAFCGELSEADVNKRVRLCGWVALHRVHGGLTFVNLRDHTGVVQITTLPNEFPDAHSTVNDLRVEYVVAVEGVVRPRPIESVNKKMRTGAVEVAAERVHVLNTVRSKLPFLVTTADDAKESVKEEIRLRYRCLDLRRPQMTSNIILRHQVVKLIRRYLEDVHDFVEIETPILSRSTPEGARDYLVPSRIQPGTFYALPQSPQLFKQMLMVSGFDKYYQIARCFRDEDLRADRQPEFTQLDMEMAFTPLEDMLRLNEDLIRKVFLEIKGVQLPDPFPRLTYAEAMSQYGSDRPDTRFDLGLKDVSEIFSDSSFKAFADTLKSGGIVKALCVPSGGKTYSNTALKKGDIYNEAIKSGAKGLPFLKVLEDGAIEGISPLVSCLDHTKKDKLLKHLSAGSGDLILFAVGQPASVNKTLDRLRLYVAHDLGLIDPRISEVIRTIRNDGVVAVFSRRLIE is encoded by the exons ATGGCCGCACAACTCCTCCGCGCTCTGCCCAGTATAGCCTTCCGCTATAAACACTTCTCACTCAAACCACCTCCATTGCCTCTTCTATTCCTAAACTCGCACAGCCCCAGCTTCAAACCCACGCAACCTCCTAAACGCTGCATTTCAACTCCTTCTGTTTCTGCTTCGTCTCCTTCTCCTTCTTCAACTGAAACACCACTTGTTGCCGCTTCCCCTAAAGTATCTCGCTCCATCCCTTCTCTTGAATGGGTGAGCCGGACCGCTTTCTGCGGTGAATTGTCAGAAGCTGATGTGAATAAACGGGTCAGGCTCTGCGGCTGGGTTGCCCTTCATCGTGTTCATGGTGGCCTCACTTTCGTTAATCTCCGTGACCATACCGGTGTTGTACAG ATTACGACCCTTCCCAACGAATTTCCTGATGCTCATTCAACAGTGAATGACTTAAGAGTTGAGTATGTGGTGGCCGTAGAAGGTGTTGTTCGGCCTCGCCCAATTGAGTCTGTCAACAAGAAGATGAGGACTGGTGCAGTAGAG GTGGCTGCTGAGCGTGTCCATGTTCTgaatactgtgagatctaagCTGCCTTTCTTAGTTACTACTGCAGATGATGCCAAAGAATCTGTAAAGGAGGAAATTCGCTTGAG ATATCGATGCCTTGATTTGCGCCGGCCACAAATGACTTCCAACATTATATTGCGGCATCAAGTGGTAAAACTCATCCGAAGGTACCTTGAGGATGTACATGATTTTGTGGAG ATTGAGACTCCAATTCTATCTAGATCTACCCCAGAAGGTGCTCGGGATTATCTTGTCCCTTCAAGAATTCAG CCAGGAACATTTTATGCCTTGCCCCAAAGTCCGCAGCTGTTCAAACAAATGTTGATGGTCTCTGGTTTTGATAAATACTATCAAATTGCAAG GTGTTTCAGGGATGAAGATCTAAGGGCAGATAGACAACCTGAATTTACGCAACTAGATATGGAGATGGCTTTCACTCCCTTAGAGGACATGCTCAGACTTAATGAAGATTTGATTAGGAag GTTTTCCTTGAGATCAAAGGTGTCCAGCTACCTGACCCTTTCCCAAGGCTCACTTATGCTGAAGCCATGAGCCAATACGGTTCAGATAGGCCAGATACTCGTTTTGATCTTGGATTGAAAGAT GTATCTGAGATATTTTCAGATTCCTCCTTCAAGGCATTTGCAGATACCTTGAAGAGTGGGGGAATTGTTAAAGCCTTGTGTGTCCCTTCAGGAGGAAAGACATACTCAAATACTGCTTTGAAGAAAGGTGATATTTACAATGAAGCTATTAAATCTGGAGCAAAGGGTTTGCCTTTCTTAAAGGTGTTAGAAGATG GGGCAATTGAAGGGATTTCCCCACTGGTATCATGCTTGGACCACACAAAGAAAGACAAGTTACTCAAACACTTATCTGCGGGATCAGGTGATCTCATCTTGTTTGCAGTGGGTCAGCCTGCATCAGTAAATAAAACTTTAGATAGGCTGAGGTTGTATGTAGCCCATGATTTGGGCTTGATTGATCCT AGAATTTCCGAAGTCATCAGAACCATAAGGAACGATGGAGTTGTTGCAGTATTCAGTCGTCGTCTGATTGAATAA
- the LOC113721960 gene encoding protein FIP1-like isoform X1 — MRLLYLVTGSLLAFWGVYSTVFCWQVAGYAIIAAGATWFFHPQPELISPLLCSSDVILLVITGLFQQYLVYQVQKIRLQGYYVFSQKLKHIIRLPFAVIACGTAAMLLIHVWEIYIRFLSISTILRIIMLAEIICAAFFMSVYIGYVHQYSALDSQPDVLKSLYSPLQPSSSLEELRSQINGDKVLKQ; from the exons ATGAGGCTCCTTTATTTGGTCACCGGAAGCCTACTAGCATTTTGGGGAGTATATTCTACTGTATTTTGCTGGCAAGTG gCAGGTTATGCTATTATTGCTGCTGGAGCTACATGGTTTTTTCACCCTCAACCGGAACTGATTTCACCTTTGCTCTGTAGTTCTGATGTCATTCTTTTGGTAATCACAG GTTTATTTCAGCAATACCTTGTCTATCAAGTGCAGAAAATACGGTTAcag GGTTACTACGTTTTCAGCCAAAAGTTGAAGCACATTATTCGCCTACCTTTTGCTGTTATAGCATGTG GAACTGCAGCTATGCTGCTTATCCATGTCTGGGAAATTTATATACGCTTTCTGTCCATATCAACAATACTTAG GATTATTATGCTAGCTGAGATAATTTGTGCTGCGTTCTTCATGAGTGTCTATATTG GTTATGTACACCAGTACAGTGCATTGGATTCTCAACCTGATGTTTTGAAATCATTATATTCTCCACTTCAACCATCCAGCTCTCTGGAAGAGTTAAG ATCACAGATAAATGGAGATAAAGTACTGAAACAGTAG
- the LOC140035536 gene encoding agamous-like MADS-box protein AGL62, with translation MNNMMMKKKTTQGRKKIEIKKIDNLSNRQVTFSKRRVGLFKKASELCVLTGAEVAIIVHSLGKRVFAFGHPNIDAVINRYTTGSASSSSSSSSSSSVADPKIPLGAHEIQQHNRHYAKVSKELEVERKRKELIEGSKLENGGSFWWDDPIEHMGLEDLQQYKASLEELKKKLWL, from the exons ATGAACAacatgatgatgaagaagaagacgaCCCAAGGTCGAAAAAAAATCGAGATCAAGAAGATAGACAACTTGAGCAACAGGCAAGTAACCTTCTCCAAGCGAAGAGTCGGTCTCTTCAAGAaagcaagtgaactttgcgtcTTGACCGGGGCAGAAGTTGCCATCATCGTTCATTCTTTGGGCAAGCGCGTCTTTGCTTTTGGTCACCCCAACATTGACGCTGTTATTAACCGCTATACCACGGGATcggcatcatcatcatcatcatcatcctcctCGTCATCCGTTGCTGATCCGAAAATCCCACTGGGTGCTCATGAGATTCAACAACACAACCGACACTATGCTAAAGTGTCCAAAGAATTAGAGGtcgagagaaaaagaaaggaattgaTTGAAGGTTCGAAGTTAGAGAACGGTGGGAGTTTTTGGTGGGATGACCCAATTGAGCATATGGGTTTGGAGGACCTTCAACAGTATAAAGCTTCATTGGAAGAGTTGAAGAAAAAGCT TTGGTTGTGA
- the LOC113722172 gene encoding agamous-like MADS-box protein AGL62: MAKKPSMGRQKIKIAKIEIKNHLQVTFSKRRSGLYKKAHELSTLCGVELAIIVFSPAGKVFSFGHPSVDYIIDKFIARCRNPQPNSSALHLVGAHRNASSVRELNLQLTQILSELEVEKKRGEAFDLMRKASQNHYWWESPVNELGLHELEQLRDSLENMKNSVTSHASKVAAEANYNNSSFFTLNNCAAAGLYHQYESKPTGVSVGSVHPNIFNFGYDNGGF, translated from the coding sequence ATGGCAAAGAAACCTAGCATGGGTCGCCAAAAGatcaaaattgcaaaaattgagatCAAGAATCATCTCCAAGTTACATTTTCAAAACGCCGTTCGGGACTCTATAAGAAGGCGCACGAACTCAGCACTCTCTGTGGCGTTGAATTAGCCATTATAGTTTTTTCCCCAGCGGGAAAAGTATTTTCTTTTGGCCATCCTAGTGTCGATTACATAATCGATAAATTCATTGCGCGATGCAGAAATCCTCAGCCAAACTCGAGTGCACTCCACCTCGTTGGGGCTCACAGGAATGCCAGTAGTGTCCGGGAGCTCAACTTGCAGCTCACTCAAATTCTCAGTGAATTAGAAGTTGAGAAGAAAAGAGGCGAGGCATTTGATCTCATGAGAAAAGCCAGCCAAAATCATTATTGGTGGGAATCCCCTGTTAATGAACTTGGATTACACGAACTTGAACAACTAAGAGATTCACTGGAAAACATGAAAAACAGTGTGACGAGTCATGCTAGCAAGGTGGCGGCTGAGGCTAATTACAACAATTCTTCATTTTTTACACTAAACAATTGTGCTGCTGCGGGATTGTATCATCAATATGAGAGCAAACCAACCGGGGTCAGCGTGGGTTCGGTCCATCCTAATATCTTCAACTTTGGATATGATAATGGAGGATTTTGA
- the LOC113721960 gene encoding protein FIP1-like isoform X2: MRLLYLVTGSLLAFWGVYSTVFCWQVAGYAIIAAGATWFFHPQPELISPLLCSSDVILLVITGLFQQYLVYQVQKIRLQGYYVFSQKLKHIIRLPFAVIACGTAAMLLIHVWEIYIRFLSISTILRIIMLAEIICAAFFMSVYIGYVHQYSALDSQPDVLKSLYSPLQPSSSLEELR, from the exons ATGAGGCTCCTTTATTTGGTCACCGGAAGCCTACTAGCATTTTGGGGAGTATATTCTACTGTATTTTGCTGGCAAGTG gCAGGTTATGCTATTATTGCTGCTGGAGCTACATGGTTTTTTCACCCTCAACCGGAACTGATTTCACCTTTGCTCTGTAGTTCTGATGTCATTCTTTTGGTAATCACAG GTTTATTTCAGCAATACCTTGTCTATCAAGTGCAGAAAATACGGTTAcag GGTTACTACGTTTTCAGCCAAAAGTTGAAGCACATTATTCGCCTACCTTTTGCTGTTATAGCATGTG GAACTGCAGCTATGCTGCTTATCCATGTCTGGGAAATTTATATACGCTTTCTGTCCATATCAACAATACTTAG GATTATTATGCTAGCTGAGATAATTTGTGCTGCGTTCTTCATGAGTGTCTATATTG GTTATGTACACCAGTACAGTGCATTGGATTCTCAACCTGATGTTTTGAAATCATTATATTCTCCACTTCAACCATCCAGCTCTCTGGAAGAGTTAAG ATAA
- the LOC113721959 gene encoding agamous-like MADS-box protein AGL62: MAKKPSMGRQKIKIAKIETKNHLQVTFSKRRSGLYKKAHELSTLCGVELAIIVFSPAGKVFSFGHPSVDYIIDKFIARCRNPQPNSSALHLVGAHRNASSVRELNLQLTQILSELEIEKKRGEAFDLMRKASQNHYWWESPVNELGLHELEQLRDSLENMKNSVTSHASKVAAEANYNNSSFFTLNNGAAAGLYHQYESKPTGVSVGSVHPNIFNFGYDNGGF, translated from the coding sequence ATGGCAAAGAAACCTAGCATGGGTCGCCAAAAGatcaaaattgcaaaaattgagacCAAGAATCATCTCCAAGTTACATTCTCAAAACGCCGTTCGGGACTCTATAAGAAGGCGCACGAACTCAGCACTCTCTGTGGCGTTGAATTAGCCATTATAGTTTTTTCCCCAGCGGGAAAAGTATTTTCTTTTGGCCATCCTAGTGTCGATTACATAATCGATAAATTCATTGCGCGATGCAGAAATCCTCAGCCAAACTCGAGTGCACTCCACCTCGTTGGGGCTCACAGGAATGCCAGTAGTGTCCGGGAGCTCAACTTGCAGCTCACTCAAATTCTCAGTGAATTagaaattgagaagaaaagaggcGAGGCATTTGATCTCATGAGAAAAGCCAGCCAAAATCATTATTGGTGGGAATCCCCTGTTAATGAACTTGGATTACACGAACTTGAACAACTAAGAGATTCACTGGAAAACATGAAAAACAGTGTGACGAGTCATGCTAGCAAGGTGGCGGCTGAGGCTAATTACAACAATTCTTCATTTTTTACACTAAACAATGGTGCTGCTGCGGGATTGTATCATCAATATGAGAGCAAACCAACCGGGGTCAGCGTGGGTTCGGTCCATCCTAATATCTTCAACTTTGGATATGATAATGGAGGATTTTGA
- the LOC140035154 gene encoding aspartate--tRNA ligase, chloroplastic/mitochondrial-like isoform X3: MAAQLLRALPSIAFRYKHFSLKPPPLPLLFLNSHSPSFKPTQPPKRCISTPSVSASSPSPSSTETPLVAASPKVSRSIPSLEWVSRTAFCGELSEADVNKRVRLCGWVALHRVHGGLTFVNLRDHTGVVQITTLPNEFPDAHSTVNDLRVEYVVAVEGVVRPRPIESVNKKMRTGAVEVAAERVHVLNTVRSKLPFLVTTADDAKESVKEEIRLRYRCLDLRRPQMTSNIILRHQVVKLIRRYLEDVHDFVEIETPILSRSTPEGARDYLVPSRIQPGTFYALPQSPQLFKQMLMVSGFDKYYQIARCFRDEDLRADRQPEFTQLDMEMAFTPLEDMLRLNEDLIRKVFLEIKGVQLPDPFPRLTYAEAMSQYGSDRPDTRFDLGLKDVSEIFSDSSFKAFADTLKSGGIVKALCVPSGGKTYSNTALKKGDIYNEAIKSGAKGLPFLKVLEDGAIEGISPLVSCLDHTKKDKLLKHLSAGSGDLILFAVGQPASVNKTLDRLRLYVAHDLGLIDPSRPSILYNI; the protein is encoded by the exons ATGGCCGCACAACTCCTCCGCGCTCTGCCCAGTATAGCCTTCCGCTATAAACACTTCTCACTCAAACCACCTCCATTGCCTCTTCTATTCCTAAACTCGCACAGCCCCAGCTTCAAACCCACGCAACCTCCTAAACGCTGCATTTCAACTCCTTCTGTTTCTGCTTCGTCTCCTTCTCCTTCTTCAACTGAAACACCACTTGTTGCCGCTTCCCCTAAAGTATCTCGCTCCATCCCTTCTCTTGAATGGGTGAGCCGGACCGCTTTCTGCGGTGAATTGTCAGAAGCTGATGTGAATAAACGGGTCAGGCTCTGCGGCTGGGTTGCCCTTCATCGTGTTCATGGTGGCCTCACTTTCGTTAATCTCCGTGACCATACCGGTGTTGTACAG ATTACGACCCTTCCCAACGAATTTCCTGATGCTCATTCAACAGTGAATGACTTAAGAGTTGAGTATGTGGTGGCCGTAGAAGGTGTTGTTCGGCCTCGCCCAATTGAGTCTGTCAACAAGAAGATGAGGACTGGTGCAGTAGAG GTGGCTGCTGAGCGTGTCCATGTTCTgaatactgtgagatctaagCTGCCTTTCTTAGTTACTACTGCAGATGATGCCAAAGAATCTGTAAAGGAGGAAATTCGCTTGAG ATATCGATGCCTTGATTTGCGCCGGCCACAAATGACTTCCAACATTATATTGCGGCATCAAGTGGTAAAACTCATCCGAAGGTACCTTGAGGATGTACATGATTTTGTGGAG ATTGAGACTCCAATTCTATCTAGATCTACCCCAGAAGGTGCTCGGGATTATCTTGTCCCTTCAAGAATTCAG CCAGGAACATTTTATGCCTTGCCCCAAAGTCCGCAGCTGTTCAAACAAATGTTGATGGTCTCTGGTTTTGATAAATACTATCAAATTGCAAG GTGTTTCAGGGATGAAGATCTAAGGGCAGATAGACAACCTGAATTTACGCAACTAGATATGGAGATGGCTTTCACTCCCTTAGAGGACATGCTCAGACTTAATGAAGATTTGATTAGGAag GTTTTCCTTGAGATCAAAGGTGTCCAGCTACCTGACCCTTTCCCAAGGCTCACTTATGCTGAAGCCATGAGCCAATACGGTTCAGATAGGCCAGATACTCGTTTTGATCTTGGATTGAAAGAT GTATCTGAGATATTTTCAGATTCCTCCTTCAAGGCATTTGCAGATACCTTGAAGAGTGGGGGAATTGTTAAAGCCTTGTGTGTCCCTTCAGGAGGAAAGACATACTCAAATACTGCTTTGAAGAAAGGTGATATTTACAATGAAGCTATTAAATCTGGAGCAAAGGGTTTGCCTTTCTTAAAGGTGTTAGAAGATG GGGCAATTGAAGGGATTTCCCCACTGGTATCATGCTTGGACCACACAAAGAAAGACAAGTTACTCAAACACTTATCTGCGGGATCAGGTGATCTCATCTTGTTTGCAGTGGGTCAGCCTGCATCAGTAAATAAAACTTTAGATAGGCTGAGGTTGTATGTAGCCCATGATTTGGGCTTGATTGATCCT TCCAGGCCCTCAATCTTATACAATATATAA
- the LOC140035154 gene encoding aspartate--tRNA ligase, chloroplastic/mitochondrial-like isoform X1 produces the protein MAAQLLRALPSIAFRYKHFSLKPPPLPLLFLNSHSPSFKPTQPPKRCISTPSVSASSPSPSSTETPLVAASPKVSRSIPSLEWVSRTAFCGELSEADVNKRVRLCGWVALHRVHGGLTFVNLRDHTGVVQITTLPNEFPDAHSTVNDLRVEYVVAVEGVVRPRPIESVNKKMRTGAVEVAAERVHVLNTVRSKLPFLVTTADDAKESVKEEIRLRYRCLDLRRPQMTSNIILRHQVVKLIRRYLEDVHDFVEIETPILSRSTPEGARDYLVPSRIQPGTFYALPQSPQLFKQMLMVSGFDKYYQIARCFRDEDLRADRQPEFTQLDMEMAFTPLEDMLRLNEDLIRKVFLEIKGVQLPDPFPRLTYAEAMSQYGSDRPDTRFDLGLKDVSEIFSDSSFKAFADTLKSGGIVKALCVPSGGKTYSNTALKKGDIYNEAIKSGAKGLPFLKVLEDGAIEGISPLVSCLDHTKKDKLLKHLSAGSGDLILFAVGQPASVNKTLDRLRLYVAHDLGLIDPIFKPAENFRSHQNHKERWSCCSIQSSSD, from the exons ATGGCCGCACAACTCCTCCGCGCTCTGCCCAGTATAGCCTTCCGCTATAAACACTTCTCACTCAAACCACCTCCATTGCCTCTTCTATTCCTAAACTCGCACAGCCCCAGCTTCAAACCCACGCAACCTCCTAAACGCTGCATTTCAACTCCTTCTGTTTCTGCTTCGTCTCCTTCTCCTTCTTCAACTGAAACACCACTTGTTGCCGCTTCCCCTAAAGTATCTCGCTCCATCCCTTCTCTTGAATGGGTGAGCCGGACCGCTTTCTGCGGTGAATTGTCAGAAGCTGATGTGAATAAACGGGTCAGGCTCTGCGGCTGGGTTGCCCTTCATCGTGTTCATGGTGGCCTCACTTTCGTTAATCTCCGTGACCATACCGGTGTTGTACAG ATTACGACCCTTCCCAACGAATTTCCTGATGCTCATTCAACAGTGAATGACTTAAGAGTTGAGTATGTGGTGGCCGTAGAAGGTGTTGTTCGGCCTCGCCCAATTGAGTCTGTCAACAAGAAGATGAGGACTGGTGCAGTAGAG GTGGCTGCTGAGCGTGTCCATGTTCTgaatactgtgagatctaagCTGCCTTTCTTAGTTACTACTGCAGATGATGCCAAAGAATCTGTAAAGGAGGAAATTCGCTTGAG ATATCGATGCCTTGATTTGCGCCGGCCACAAATGACTTCCAACATTATATTGCGGCATCAAGTGGTAAAACTCATCCGAAGGTACCTTGAGGATGTACATGATTTTGTGGAG ATTGAGACTCCAATTCTATCTAGATCTACCCCAGAAGGTGCTCGGGATTATCTTGTCCCTTCAAGAATTCAG CCAGGAACATTTTATGCCTTGCCCCAAAGTCCGCAGCTGTTCAAACAAATGTTGATGGTCTCTGGTTTTGATAAATACTATCAAATTGCAAG GTGTTTCAGGGATGAAGATCTAAGGGCAGATAGACAACCTGAATTTACGCAACTAGATATGGAGATGGCTTTCACTCCCTTAGAGGACATGCTCAGACTTAATGAAGATTTGATTAGGAag GTTTTCCTTGAGATCAAAGGTGTCCAGCTACCTGACCCTTTCCCAAGGCTCACTTATGCTGAAGCCATGAGCCAATACGGTTCAGATAGGCCAGATACTCGTTTTGATCTTGGATTGAAAGAT GTATCTGAGATATTTTCAGATTCCTCCTTCAAGGCATTTGCAGATACCTTGAAGAGTGGGGGAATTGTTAAAGCCTTGTGTGTCCCTTCAGGAGGAAAGACATACTCAAATACTGCTTTGAAGAAAGGTGATATTTACAATGAAGCTATTAAATCTGGAGCAAAGGGTTTGCCTTTCTTAAAGGTGTTAGAAGATG GGGCAATTGAAGGGATTTCCCCACTGGTATCATGCTTGGACCACACAAAGAAAGACAAGTTACTCAAACACTTATCTGCGGGATCAGGTGATCTCATCTTGTTTGCAGTGGGTCAGCCTGCATCAGTAAATAAAACTTTAGATAGGCTGAGGTTGTATGTAGCCCATGATTTGGGCTTGATTGATCCT ATCTTCAAACCTGCAGAGAATTTCCGAAGTCATCAGAACCATAAGGAACGATGGAGTTGTTGCAGTATTCAGTCGTCGTCTGATTGA
- the LOC113722178 gene encoding agamous-like MADS-box protein AGL62, whose protein sequence is MARKSKGRQKIEMTRMSKESNLLVTFSKRRSGLFKKAYELHTLCGAEIAIIVFSPGKKVFSYGHPCLYSIIDRFVTGKAGPSSSSSQIVEAHRAASIRELNMQLTEMLNQLDAERKRGEELIKLRTASQGRCWWEAPVNDLGLQELKQLKAAMEELKKNVANQAEKLMVEASNATAFLGSSSSKGGGHVGPINIDAKVPPPGLGLSMTPHGFALGYGRGFF, encoded by the coding sequence ATGGCAAGAAAGAGCAAGGGTAGGCAAAAGATTGAAATGACAAGAATGTCAAAAGAAAGCAACTTACTTGTTACTTTCTCAAAGCGCCGCTCTGGCCTTTTCAAGAAGGCTTATGAACTCCACACACTTTGTGGTGCTGAAATTGCAATAATCGTTTTCTCCCCAGGGAAAAAGGTTTTCTCCTATGGCCATCCTTGCCTTTACTCCATCATCGATCGTTTCGTAACCGGAAAAGCTGGCCCGAGTTCGAGCAGTTCGCAAATTGTTGAGGCACACAGGGCAGCGAGCATTCGCGAACTCAACATGCAATTGACTGAAATGCTTAATCAGTTAGACGCTGAGAGAAAGCGTGGTGAGGAGCTGATCAAACTGAGGACAGCGAGTCAAGGAAGATGCTGGTGGGAGGCTCCGGTTAATGATCTTGGACTTCAAGAACTGAAGCAACTAAAGGCGGCCATGGAGGAGCTGAAGAAGAATGTGGCCAATCAGGCAGAGAAGTTGATGGTGGAGGCTTCCAACGCGACTGCGTTTCTTGGGTCATCGAGTTCCAAGGGAGGAGGCCATGTTGGTCCAATTAACATTGACGCTAAGGTTCCTCCTCCTGGTCTGGGACTTTCTATGACTCCTCATGGGTTTGCACTTGGATATGGTCGTGGATTTTTCTAA
- the LOC140035157 gene encoding EG45-like domain containing protein produces MDLLRFKFVLISIFSLAKINLVLGHIGTATSYNPPYTPTKCGGNRNDQFPAGNLFVAVSEGLWDNGAACGRRYRLRCLSGSNKPCRDIGTTIDVRVVDFCPRRPCPSTIVLSSDAFAAISRNPDAKINIEYIQI; encoded by the exons ATGGATCTCCTACGCTTCAAATTTGTCTTAATCAGCATATTCAGTCTGGCTAAAATAAACTTAGTCCTTGGACACATTGGCACTGCCACTTCTTACAATCCTCCATATACCC CCACCAAGTGCGGGGGAAACAGAAATGATCAGTTTCCAGCAGGAAATCTGTTCGTTGCTGTGAGTGAAGGGCTGTGGGATAACGGGGCTGCATGCGGCAGACGCTACAGATTAAGATGCTTGAGCGGCAGCAACAAGCCATGCAGAGATATTGGCACCACCATCGACGTTAGGGTGGTGGATTTCTGCCCAAGACGCCCATGCCCTTCCACCATTGTTTTGTCTAGTGATGCTTTTGCAGCTATCTCCCGCAACCCTGATGCCAAAATCAACATTGAATACATCCA GATATGA